The proteins below come from a single Gossypium raimondii isolate GPD5lz chromosome 2, ASM2569854v1, whole genome shotgun sequence genomic window:
- the LOC105788651 gene encoding ribonuclease TUDOR 1 gives MAASTGGGTGWYKGKVKAVQSGDCLVVMALSSNRPGPPPEKTITLASLISPRLARRGGVDEPFAWDSREYLRNLCIGKEVIFRVEYSVPSIARDFGSVYLGDKNVAMLVVSEGWAKVRVQGQQKGEVSPYVAELLHLEEQAKQQGLGQWSKVPGAAEASIRNLPPSAVGDPSNLDAMGLLAENKGRSMEAIVEQVRDGSTVRVYLLPDFQFVQVFVAGIQAPSMGRRAVTETVVETDLTSDKQNGDVSADEPQADLTSAQRLTVSSAPSAEVSPDPFAPEAKYFTEVRCLNRDVRIVLEGVDKFSNLIGSVYYPEGELAKDLALELVENGLAKYVEWSANMMEDDAKRRLKAAELQAKKTRLRIWTNYVPPVTNSMAIHDQNFIGKVVEVVSGDCIIVSDDSIPYGSLLAERRVNLSSIRCPKMGNPRRDEKPAPYAREAKEFLRTRLIGKQVTVQMEYSRKVTMADGTVAAATPASADSRVMDFGSVFLMSPVKGDGDDASAAVPSGTGNQQPGLNVAELVVGRGFGTVIRHRDFEERSNYYDALLAAESRAISGKKGIHSAKDPPVMHIMDLTIASAKRAKEFMPFLHRGKRVPAVVEYVLSGHRFKLLIPKETCSIAFSFSGVRCPGRNEPYSEEAIALMRRKIMQRDVEIEVETCDRTGTFLGSLWESRTNMAVTLLEAGLAKLQTSFGIDRIADAHLLEQAEQSAKNQKLKIWENYVEGEEITNGPAVVDNKQKEVLKVVVTEVVDGGKFYVQTVGDQRFSSIQKHLASLSIQEAPVIGAFNPRKGDIVLAQFSMDNSWNRALIVNAPRGGIQSPKDRFEVFYVDYGNQEEVPYSQLRPLDSVSATPGLAQLCSLAFLKVPVLDDEFGTEAAQFLSEQTLGSSLQFTATVEERNTSGGKVKGQGTGTVLIVTLRAEESELSINEAMLQEGLARLEKRKRLEAKERKAMLDELEKYQKEAKTARRGIWEYGDVDSDDEEDTLPPLAAAKKSGGKR, from the exons ATGGCGGCATCAACTGGTGGGGGCACGGGATGGTACAAAGGGAAAGTCAAAGCAGTTCAATCGGGTGATTGCTTGGTAGTAATGGCCTTGTCCAGTAACAGGCCTGGACCACCACCTGAGAAAACCATTACTTTGGCATCTCTCATTTCTCCTAGACTG GCCCGCAGAGGGGGTGTTGATGAGCCATTTGCTTGGGATAGCAGAGAATATTTGAGGAATCTCTGCATAGGAAAG GAAGTTATTTTCAGAGTTGAATATTCAGTACCAAGCATTGCCCGGGATTTTGGCTCTGTATATCTTGGTGACAAAAATGTTGCAATGTTGGTTGTCTCTGAAGGCTGGGCAAAg GTTAGGGTGCAGGGGCAGCAGAAAGGGGAAGTTAGTCCTTATGTTGCTGAATTGTTACATCTTGAAGAACAAGCCAAACAACAAGGTCTGGGCCAATGGAGCAAG GTACCTGGTGCTGCAGAGGCTTCTATCCGTAATTTGCCTCCATCTGCCGTTGGTGATCCTAGTAACTTAGATGCCATGGGTCTTCTAGCTGAAAACAAGGGTAGGTCAATGGAAGCTATAGTTGAGCAGGTTCGTGATGGTAGTACTGTTCGAGTGTATTTGCTTCCTGATTTTCAGTTTGTGCAAGTGTTTGTTGCTGGTATCCAG GCCCCTTCCATGGGTAGAAGGGCTGTTACAGAAACTGTTGTTGAAACAGATTTGACCTCTGATAAACAAAATGGAGATGTTTCAGCTGATGAGCCACAGGCTGACTTAACATCTGCACAGCGGCTTACTGTCTCGTCCGCACCTTCTGCTGAAGTTTCCCCTGATCCTTTTGCACCAGAAGCTAAATATTTTACAGAAGTTCGTTGTCTGAATAGAGAT GTACGCATTGTTCTTGAAGGTGTTGACAAATTCAGCAATTTGATTGGATCAGTTTATTACCCGGAAGGCGAATTGGCAAAAGATCTCGCTTTGGAACTTGTGGAAAAT GGTCTAGCAAAATATGTTGAATGGAGTGCTAATATGATGGAAGATGATGCCAAGCGACGGTTAAAGGCTGCAGAGCTTCAAGCCAAGAAGACTCGGTTGAGGATCTGGACAAACTATGTACCCCCAGTCACAAACTCCATGGCAATCCATGATCAAAACTTCATAGGAAAG GTGGTGGAGGTTGTTAGTGGGGACTGCATTATTGTGTCTGATGATTCTATCCCATACGGTAGTCTTCTTGCAGAACGCCGAGTCAATCTTTCAAGCATTAGATGTCCAAAAATGGGCAATCCTCGTAGAGATGAAAAGCCAGCTCCTTATGCTCGGGAAGCAAAGGAGTTTTTAAGAACGCGCCTTATTGGAAAACag GTGACTGTACAAATGGAATATTCCAGGAAAGTCACCATGGCGGATGGAACTGTGGCAGCTGCTACACCTGCATCTGCAGATTCAAGGGTAATGGATTTTGGCTCTGTCTTCCTCATGTCCCCTGTTAAGGGTGATGGTGATGATGCTTCTGCAGCAGTCCCATCTGGAACTGGTAACCAGCAGCCTGGCTTGAATGTTGCAGAGTTGGTGGTTGGGCGTGGCTTTGGCACAGTGATAAGACATAGGGATTTTGAGGAAAGATCAAACTATTATGATGCCCTTTTGGCTGCTGAATCACGCGCTATTTCTGGGAAGAAAGGAATTCATTCTGCCAAAGATCCACCAGTCATGCACATAATGGACCTTACAATA GCATCGGCCAAGAGAGCCAAAGAATTCATGCCGTTTTTGCATCGAGGCAAGAGGGTTCCAGCTGTTGTAGAATATGTCCTAAGCGGTCATCGTTTTAAGTTGTTGATCCCCAAGGAAACTTGTAGCATTGCCTTTTCATTTTCTGGTGTCAGATGTCCTGGTCGTAATGAGCCTTATTCAGAAGAAGCCATAGCACTGATGAGACGAAAGATCATGCAGAGAGATGTGGAG ATTGAAGTGGAAACTTGCGATAGAACTGGAACATTTTTGGGGTCTTTGTGGGAGTCTAGAACCAATATGGCAGTAACACTCCTTGAGGCAGGCCTGGCAAAGCTACAAACTTCATTTGGTATTGACAGGATTGCCGATGCGCATCTTCTTGAACAGGCTGAGCAATCTGCTAAGAACCAGAAACTAAAA ATTTGGGAGAACTATGTGGAAGGAGAGGAAATTACCAACGGACCAGCCGTTGTTGATAACAAACAAAAGGAAGTGCTAAAG GTTGTTGTTACAGAAGTAGTagatggtggaaaattttatgtcCAGACAGTGGGAGATCAGAGATTCTCATCGATTCAGAAACACCTGGCATCTTTAAGCATTCAAGAAGCTCCTGTGATTGGTGCTTTTAATCCCAGGAAGGGTGACATTGTCCTTGCTCAGTTTAGTATGGATAATTCCTGGAATCGTGCACTG ATTGTAAATGCACCTCGAGGAGGAATTCAATCTCCGAAGGACAGGTTTGAAGTGTTTTATGTTGATTACGGGAATCAAGAAGAGGTCCCATACAGTCAATTACGACCTCTTGATTCAGTATCAGCTACTCCTGGGCTTGCCCAGTTATGCAGTCTTGCATTTCTTAAAGTTCCAGTGCTTGATGATGAATTTGGTACTGAGGCTGCCCAGTTTTTGAGCGAGCAGACACTAGGCAGTTCACTGCAGTTTACTGCTACTGTAGAGGAAAGGAATACTTCTGGCGGAAAAGTGAAGGGACAAGGAACTGGTACAGTTCTCATAGTAACACTGCGTGCTGAGGAGTCAGAGCTAAGTATTAATGAAGCAATGTTGCAG GAGGGGCTTGCTAGGTTGGAGAAAAGGAAGAGACTTGAAGCAAAGGAGAGAAAAGCAATGCTTGATGAATTGGAGAAGTACCAGAAGGAGGCGAAAACTGCTCGGCGGGGAATTTGGGAGTACGGAGATGTGGACTCTGATGATGAGGAGGATACACTTCCCCCACTTGCAGCGGCTAAGAAATCCGGTGGTAAGAGGTAG
- the LOC105788652 gene encoding inositol polyphosphate multikinase beta, with product MFKIPKHQVAGHQAIDGNLGPLVDDSGRFYKPLQDDERGTTELAFYRSFSSKLPHHIRGFFPVFYGTQLVEASDGSGLRPHLVLQDITSNHLNPSILDVKIGSRSWYPEASEDYIQKALEGDRLTTTVTLGFRISGLQIYESKESGYWKPARKEVKSFSADDVRLVLRKFVSSNLEPEPDCCFASTIYGGCSGILEQLLELKAWFEDQTVYHFHSCSLLLLIDKESVLNGRTVPFVEVKLIDFAHTVEAEGVIDHNFLGGLCSFIKFVSEVLTDSKVSTIEASFN from the coding sequence ATGTTTAAGATTCCAAAGCATCAGGTTGCTGGTCATCAAGCCATTGATGGAAATCTCGGCCCGCTCGTAGACGATTCAGGACGTTTCTACAAGCCTCTCCAGGACGATGAACGCGGCACCACGGAGCTGGCCTTCTATCGATCATTCTCTTCCAAGCTTCCACATCACATCCGTGGATTCTTTCCTGTTTTCTACGGCACCCAACTTGTGGAGGCCTCTGATGGGTCTGGTTTACGTCCCCATCTTGTCTTACAAGATATAACCTCCAATCACCTTAATCCATCTATCTTGGACGTCAAAATCGGTTCCAGATCCTGGTACCCTGAAGCATCCGAAGATTACATCCAAAAGGCTCTCGAAGGAGACAGATTAACTACTACTGTCACCTTAGGGTTTAGAATATCTGGATTGCAGATATATGAAAGCAAGGAATCGGGATATTGGAAGCCGGCAAGGAAGGAAGTCAAGAGTTTTAGTGCCGATGATGTTAGATTAGTTCTGAGGAAGTTTGTTTCATCAAATCTGGAACCGGAACCGGATTGTTGTTTTGCTTCTACCATATATGGTGGTTGTTCAGGGATTTTGGAACAATTATTGGAGCTGAAAGCATGGTTCGAGGATCAAACGGtttaccattttcattcatGTTCTCTTCTCCTCTTGATTGATAAAGAATCGGTTTTGAATGGAAGGACAGTACCGTTTGTTGAAGTTAAACTCATCGATTTCGCTCATACTGTGGAAGCTGAAGGTGTTATCGATCATAATTTCCTGGGTGGACTATGCTCCTTTATCAAGTTCGTCTCTGAGGTTCTCACAGATTCCAAAGTATCCACAATCGAAGCTAGTTTTAATTAA